One stretch of Prochlorococcus marinus XMU1402 DNA includes these proteins:
- the rpsF gene encoding 30S ribosomal protein S6 has translation MKDQQFYYETMYILRPDIAEDEVTNHIDKYNKLLEEFGGTILDSQMRGKRRLAYQIAKHREGIYVQLSHQGDGQHIFKIEKAMRLSEDVIRYMTVKQVGPLPTPRASAKSSTQSNDKENSESKVESKEKQPVVSTDTSTSGKDDAETKGNAES, from the coding sequence ATGAAAGATCAACAATTTTATTACGAAACAATGTATATCCTCCGCCCAGATATTGCGGAAGATGAAGTAACTAATCACATTGATAAATACAATAAGCTTTTAGAAGAATTTGGCGGTACCATCCTTGATAGTCAAATGAGAGGTAAAAGAAGATTAGCTTATCAAATAGCAAAACATAGAGAAGGTATTTACGTCCAATTAAGTCATCAAGGCGATGGACAACATATTTTCAAAATTGAAAAAGCAATGAGACTTAGTGAAGACGTTATAAGATATATGACCGTTAAACAAGTAGGACCTTTGCCAACTCCAAGAGCTTCTGCTAAGAGTTCAACTCAATCAAATGATAAAGAGAATTCAGAATCTAAAGTCGAATCTAAGGAAAAACAACCAGTTGTAAGCACAGATACTTCAACTTCGGGAAAAGATGATGCTGAAACCAAAGGAAATGCAGAATCTTAA